Proteins encoded by one window of Actinocorallia herbida:
- a CDS encoding EamA family transporter: protein MSRQGRPLALALLSALAFGSSGVAAKPLIDAGLDPLHVAWLRIAGTALLLSPLAWRHRALLRERPVLLLGFGMLGIAGVQAFYFASLSRIPVAVALLVEYLGPLLVLGWVRFVRRAPVSRAASLGVVLAVAGLACVVQIWSGLAFDALGLAFALCAAVCQAGYFLLADQGTGDDQPDPLGVITFGFLAAALALTVVARPWTMDFGVLAGTADLGGREIAAFLPYGYLVLVATLLAYVTGVVSVRLLSAQVAGVVACLEAVVAIVLGWFLLHERLAAPQLAGALLVLAGAFIAQRATPARDAQEKPLLEAV, encoded by the coding sequence ATGTCCCGCCAAGGAAGACCCCTCGCCCTAGCCCTGCTGTCCGCGCTCGCGTTCGGCAGTTCGGGCGTCGCGGCCAAGCCGCTGATCGACGCGGGGCTCGACCCGCTGCACGTGGCCTGGCTGCGGATCGCGGGGACCGCGCTGCTGCTTTCGCCGCTGGCATGGCGCCACCGGGCGCTCCTGCGGGAGCGCCCGGTGCTGCTGCTCGGCTTCGGCATGCTGGGGATCGCGGGCGTGCAGGCGTTCTACTTCGCCTCGCTCTCCCGCATCCCGGTCGCGGTGGCCCTTCTGGTGGAGTACCTCGGGCCGCTGCTGGTGCTCGGCTGGGTGCGGTTCGTGCGGCGGGCGCCGGTGAGCCGTGCCGCGTCGCTCGGCGTCGTGCTGGCGGTCGCGGGGCTGGCGTGCGTGGTGCAGATCTGGTCGGGGCTGGCGTTCGACGCGCTCGGCCTCGCCTTCGCGCTGTGCGCGGCGGTCTGCCAGGCCGGGTACTTCCTGCTGGCGGACCAGGGCACGGGCGACGACCAGCCCGATCCGCTCGGCGTGATCACCTTCGGCTTCCTGGCCGCCGCGCTCGCGCTGACCGTCGTGGCCCGGCCGTGGACGATGGACTTCGGGGTGCTCGCCGGAACCGCCGATCTGGGCGGCCGCGAGATCGCGGCGTTCCTGCCGTACGGCTACCTCGTGCTGGTGGCGACGCTGCTGGCGTACGTGACGGGCGTCGTTTCGGTCAGGCTGCTGTCGGCGCAGGTCGCGGGGGTCGTCGCCTGTCTTGAGGCGGTGGTCGCGATCGTGCTCGGCTGGTTCCTGCTGCACGAGCGCCTCGCGGCGCCGCAGCTCGCCGGGGCGCTGCTGGTGCTGGCCGGGGCGTTCATCGCGCAGCGCGCGACGCCCGCGCGGGACGCCCAGGAGAAGCCCCTGCTAGAAGCCGTATGA
- a CDS encoding CaiB/BaiF CoA transferase family protein, which translates to MTDPQASVSALGDLRVVEMGQLLAGPFCGQLLGDFGAEIIKIEPPGSGDPMREWGREKPHGQSLWWPILARNKKSVTLNLRTEEGQDLARRIITQADVLIENFRPGTLERWGLSPEKLWELNPGLIITRVTGYGQDGPYSPRAGFGSIGEAMGGIRYVTGDPDSPPARAGISLGDELAGTFAALGTLVALHARNRTGKGQVVDSALYEAVFALMESLVPDWEIANYQRERTGSVLPNVAPSNVYPTKDGPILIAANRDTIWTRLAEVMGRPELATDERYATHGARGANSEELDDLIGAWTATWESDPLLALMHENGIPAGLTYRAKDMLADPHFKAREAIIRLAHPEFGDFPMQNVFPKLSDTPGEVRSVGPALGQHNAEIYGGLLGIGSSDLEGLKAAGTV; encoded by the coding sequence ATGACCGATCCCCAAGCCTCCGTCAGCGCGCTGGGCGACCTGCGCGTCGTGGAGATGGGCCAGCTGCTCGCCGGGCCCTTCTGCGGCCAGCTCCTCGGTGACTTCGGCGCCGAGATCATCAAGATCGAGCCGCCGGGCTCCGGCGACCCGATGCGCGAGTGGGGCCGGGAGAAGCCGCACGGCCAGTCGCTGTGGTGGCCGATCCTCGCGCGCAACAAGAAGTCCGTGACGCTCAACCTGCGCACCGAAGAGGGCCAGGACCTGGCCCGGCGGATCATCACGCAGGCCGACGTGCTCATCGAGAACTTCCGGCCGGGCACCCTCGAGCGCTGGGGCCTGTCCCCCGAGAAGCTGTGGGAGCTGAACCCCGGCCTGATCATCACCCGGGTCACCGGCTACGGCCAGGACGGCCCCTACTCGCCGCGCGCGGGCTTCGGCTCGATCGGCGAGGCGATGGGCGGCATCCGGTACGTCACCGGCGACCCCGACTCGCCGCCGGCGCGGGCCGGCATCTCCCTCGGCGACGAGCTCGCGGGCACCTTCGCGGCACTCGGCACCCTCGTCGCGCTGCACGCCAGGAACCGGACCGGCAAGGGCCAGGTCGTCGACTCCGCCCTGTACGAGGCGGTCTTCGCGCTCATGGAGTCGCTCGTCCCCGACTGGGAGATCGCGAACTACCAGCGGGAGCGGACCGGCTCGGTGCTGCCGAACGTCGCGCCCAGCAACGTCTACCCGACGAAGGACGGCCCGATCCTCATCGCGGCCAACCGGGACACCATCTGGACCCGGCTCGCCGAGGTGATGGGCCGTCCCGAACTGGCCACCGACGAGCGGTACGCCACCCACGGGGCGCGCGGCGCCAACTCCGAGGAACTCGACGACCTCATCGGCGCGTGGACCGCCACCTGGGAGTCCGACCCGCTGCTCGCCCTCATGCACGAGAACGGCATCCCCGCCGGCCTCACCTACCGGGCCAAGGACATGCTCGCCGACCCGCACTTCAAGGCGCGTGAGGCGATCATCCGCCTCGCCCACCCGGAGTTCGGCGACTTCCCGATGCAGAACGTCTTCCCGAAGCTGTCGGACACCCCCGGCGAGGTGCGCTCGGTCGGGCCGGCGCTGGGTCAGCACAACGCGGAGATCTACGGCGGACTGCTCGGCATCGGTTCGTCCGATCTCGAGGGGCTGAAAGCGGCCGGGACCGTCTAG
- a CDS encoding GntR family transcriptional regulator — protein sequence MAAGNRAADTAYTELRRMIVGGELAPGARLAEVELSQALGLSRTPVREALQRLGADGLIEVLPHRGARVALWSESDIAEIFELRTQLEPYAAARAARIGVSEAVLDELRGLCGAMEAAAAEGELAQVAQLNSRFHAALIDASGNSRLPAMLTSVMHAPLILGTFHTYDPEGMARSMGHHREVVDAIAARDPQWAASVMRSHLRAAAAKISTSPREEE from the coding sequence ATGGCAGCGGGCAACCGCGCGGCGGACACCGCCTACACGGAACTGCGCCGGATGATCGTCGGTGGCGAACTCGCCCCCGGGGCCCGGCTCGCCGAGGTCGAGCTGTCCCAGGCGCTCGGCCTGTCGCGCACCCCCGTCCGGGAGGCGCTCCAGCGGCTCGGCGCCGACGGGCTCATCGAGGTCCTGCCGCACCGCGGGGCACGGGTCGCCCTGTGGTCGGAGTCCGACATCGCCGAGATCTTCGAGCTGCGCACCCAGCTGGAGCCCTACGCGGCGGCCCGCGCGGCGCGCATCGGCGTGTCCGAGGCCGTCCTCGACGAGCTGCGCGGGCTGTGCGGGGCGATGGAGGCCGCGGCCGCCGAAGGCGAACTCGCCCAGGTGGCCCAGCTGAACTCGCGCTTCCACGCGGCGCTCATCGACGCCTCCGGCAACAGCCGCCTCCCGGCGATGCTCACCTCGGTGATGCACGCGCCCCTCATCCTCGGCACTTTCCACACGTACGACCCCGAGGGGATGGCCCGCAGCATGGGCCACCACCGCGAGGTCGTCGACGCGATCGCCGCCCGCGACCCGCAGTGGGCGGCCTCGGTGATGCGCTCCCACCTGCGCGCCGCCGCCGCGAAGATCTCCACATCCCCCAGGGAGGAAGAATGA
- a CDS encoding hydroxymethylglutaryl-CoA lyase gives MRIGLVRLHTTVLEVGPRDGLQNEAKALSPDDRIALIERCVEAGVRRIEAVSFVNPKRVPQMAGAEEVMKGVPRVEGVSYSGLVLNRRGLDRALDSGVDEVNVVVVASDTFSQRNQGVTTAEMLAAWDDIAASAHAAGVPVGMTIAAAFGCPFEGETPPERIAELARRAEAAGAFEVALADTIGVGVPAQVRDLSRRAKEAAPSAALRFHFHNTRNTGYANALTAVDEGAAVLDASAGGFGGCPFAPAATGNIATEDLLYMLHRSGVATGIDMAAIAETGAWLGTLLDKPAPALLGRAGGFPA, from the coding sequence ATGCGGATTGGACTGGTCAGATTGCATACAACGGTGCTGGAAGTCGGACCGCGTGACGGACTCCAGAACGAGGCCAAGGCGCTGTCCCCGGACGATCGGATCGCGCTCATCGAACGCTGCGTCGAGGCAGGGGTGCGGCGGATCGAGGCGGTGTCGTTCGTCAACCCCAAGCGGGTCCCGCAGATGGCGGGCGCAGAGGAGGTCATGAAGGGCGTCCCGCGCGTCGAGGGCGTCTCCTACAGCGGCCTCGTCCTCAATAGGCGCGGCCTGGACCGTGCGCTGGACTCCGGCGTCGACGAGGTCAACGTCGTCGTGGTCGCCTCCGACACCTTCTCCCAGCGCAACCAGGGCGTCACCACCGCGGAGATGCTGGCCGCGTGGGACGACATCGCCGCCTCCGCGCACGCCGCGGGCGTCCCCGTCGGGATGACGATCGCCGCGGCCTTCGGCTGCCCGTTCGAGGGCGAGACCCCGCCGGAGCGGATCGCGGAGCTCGCGCGCCGGGCCGAGGCCGCGGGCGCGTTCGAGGTGGCTCTCGCCGACACGATCGGCGTAGGGGTGCCCGCGCAGGTCCGCGACCTGTCTCGCCGCGCCAAGGAGGCGGCTCCTTCCGCGGCGCTGCGGTTCCACTTCCACAACACCCGCAACACCGGCTACGCCAACGCGCTGACCGCCGTGGACGAGGGCGCCGCCGTGCTCGACGCGAGCGCGGGCGGCTTCGGCGGCTGCCCGTTCGCGCCCGCCGCGACCGGCAACATCGCCACCGAGGATCTGCTGTACATGCTGCACCGCAGCGGCGTGGCGACCGGCATCGACATGGCCGCGATCGCCGAGACCGGCGCCTGGCTCGGCACCCTGCTCGACAAGCCGGCCCCCGCCCTGCTCGGCCGCGCGGGCGGCTTCCCCGCGTAG
- a CDS encoding phosphotransferase family protein → MSAPTIAPAATAETLAALLAERLGPVTGLRRLSGGASRETWAFDAAGRELILRRDPPHTPDPVAMAREAALLVAAAEAGVPVPAVVEHGPDLAGTPYMVMERLRGETIPRRLLRDERFAAVRPGLARELGRILAHLHELPPDAVPDLPALDPLQEMTDWYAGFEEPRPAVELALRWLADNRPAEAGRPTIVHADFRNGNLLIDEDGVRGVLDWELSHAGDPWEDLGWLCVKAWRFGSPLAAGGFGTREELLAGYAEGGGTPPSPETLRWWEVFGTLRWTVLCRHQAERFLSGADDNVEFAVLGRRVCEQEHDLLLSLGLTEPVTVADPLDVPGEPASVGPHDRPGAAALIDAVRHYLTTAEVADERLRFHNRVGAAALRIVQRELLLGAEHAAAHTARLGSFGCADDAEFAVGIREGRFDDRWHEVVTAVAASVVDKLIVANPRHLATPA, encoded by the coding sequence ATGAGCGCGCCCACGATCGCGCCCGCGGCGACCGCCGAGACGCTGGCCGCGCTCCTGGCCGAACGCCTCGGCCCGGTCACCGGGCTGCGGCGGCTCTCGGGCGGCGCCAGCCGGGAGACCTGGGCCTTCGACGCCGCCGGGCGCGAGCTGATCCTCCGCCGCGACCCCCCGCACACGCCCGATCCCGTCGCGATGGCCCGCGAGGCCGCGCTGCTGGTCGCCGCGGCCGAGGCCGGGGTGCCCGTGCCCGCGGTCGTCGAGCACGGCCCCGACCTCGCCGGGACGCCCTACATGGTCATGGAGCGGCTGCGCGGCGAGACGATCCCGCGGCGGCTGCTGCGCGACGAGCGCTTCGCCGCGGTGCGCCCCGGCCTCGCGCGCGAGCTGGGCCGCATCCTGGCCCACCTGCACGAACTGCCGCCCGACGCGGTCCCCGACCTCCCGGCGCTCGACCCGTTGCAGGAGATGACGGACTGGTACGCCGGCTTCGAGGAGCCCCGCCCCGCCGTGGAGCTGGCGCTGCGCTGGCTAGCCGACAACCGTCCGGCCGAGGCGGGACGGCCGACGATCGTGCACGCCGACTTCCGCAACGGCAACCTCCTCATCGACGAGGACGGCGTCCGGGGCGTCCTGGACTGGGAGCTGTCGCACGCGGGTGACCCCTGGGAGGACCTCGGGTGGCTGTGCGTGAAGGCGTGGCGGTTCGGCTCCCCGCTGGCCGCGGGCGGCTTCGGGACGCGGGAGGAACTGCTCGCCGGGTACGCCGAAGGCGGGGGGACGCCTCCCTCACCCGAGACCCTGCGCTGGTGGGAGGTGTTCGGGACGCTCCGCTGGACGGTCCTGTGCCGGCACCAGGCGGAGCGCTTCCTGAGCGGCGCCGACGACAATGTGGAGTTCGCCGTGCTCGGGCGGCGCGTCTGCGAGCAGGAGCACGATCTCCTGCTCTCGCTCGGGCTCACCGAGCCCGTCACGGTCGCCGACCCCTTGGACGTCCCGGGCGAACCCGCCTCCGTGGGACCGCACGACCGTCCCGGGGCGGCCGCCCTCATCGACGCGGTACGGCACTACCTGACGACCGCCGAGGTGGCCGACGAGAGGCTGCGCTTCCACAACCGGGTGGGGGCCGCCGCCTTGCGGATCGTCCAGCGGGAACTGCTGCTCGGCGCGGAGCACGCGGCGGCGCACACGGCCCGGCTCGGCTCGTTCGGCTGCGCCGACGACGCCGAGTTCGCCGTGGGCATCCGCGAGGGCAGGTTCGACGACCGGTGGCACGAGGTCGTCACGGCCGTCGCCGCCTCGGTCGTGGACAAGCTGATCGTGGCCAACCCGCGGCACCTGGCCACACCCGCCTGA
- a CDS encoding nuclear transport factor 2 family protein — translation MQHDALADRFITAVAGGDIDTLRTLYTSDALIWHNGPGEGGGAEQAVEDNVRTLRWLSANLQGMRYEEVRRAPWSAGYVQQHVLRGNLPDGAALEIAAALFVTVTADGRIARIEEYADTRGSDALRALSAAQRAARAR, via the coding sequence GTGCAGCACGACGCGCTCGCCGACCGCTTCATCACCGCCGTCGCCGGCGGCGACATCGACACCCTCCGCACCCTCTACACGAGCGACGCCCTCATCTGGCACAACGGGCCCGGCGAAGGCGGCGGCGCGGAGCAGGCCGTCGAGGACAACGTCCGCACGCTGCGCTGGCTGTCGGCCAACCTCCAGGGCATGCGCTACGAGGAGGTCCGGCGCGCCCCCTGGAGCGCCGGGTACGTCCAGCAGCACGTGCTGCGCGGCAACCTCCCCGACGGGGCCGCGCTGGAGATCGCCGCCGCCCTCTTCGTCACCGTCACCGCCGACGGGCGCATCGCCCGCATCGAGGAGTACGCCGACACCCGCGGCAGTGACGCCCTGCGCGCCCTCTCCGCCGCCCAGCGCGCGGCGCGTGCCCGATGA
- a CDS encoding TetR/AcrR family transcriptional regulator, protein METGETPLTERGIRTREKLISAAREVFEERGFLDTRVAHIARHAKVAYGSFYTYFPSKEAIFLEVADRLFADMTAHRVPSPGSEPAARIRRANREFYEAYQRNAKIMPIIEQVATFNEEFKELRRKHRAEAVTRSSRAIERWQRDGLVDPSLDPEMTARALAAMVDHSLYLWIVQGEDADGIERLLDTLDTLNIRALGLPTTP, encoded by the coding sequence ATGGAGACCGGAGAGACGCCCCTCACAGAGCGGGGGATCCGGACCAGGGAGAAGCTGATCTCGGCGGCGCGCGAGGTCTTCGAGGAACGCGGTTTCCTGGACACCCGGGTAGCCCACATCGCCCGGCACGCCAAGGTCGCGTACGGCTCCTTCTACACGTACTTCCCGTCGAAGGAGGCGATCTTCCTGGAGGTCGCCGACCGCCTGTTCGCCGACATGACGGCCCATCGGGTCCCGTCGCCGGGCAGCGAGCCCGCCGCGCGCATCCGGCGCGCGAACCGCGAGTTCTACGAGGCCTACCAGCGCAACGCGAAGATCATGCCGATCATCGAGCAGGTCGCCACCTTCAACGAGGAGTTCAAGGAGCTGCGGCGCAAGCACCGCGCCGAGGCGGTGACCCGCTCCAGCCGCGCGATCGAGCGGTGGCAGCGGGACGGCCTGGTCGACCCCTCACTCGACCCGGAGATGACGGCCAGGGCACTCGCCGCGATGGTCGACCACTCCCTCTACCTCTGGATCGTCCAAGGCGAGGACGCCGACGGCATCGAAAGGCTCCTCGACACCTTGGACACCCTCAACATCCGGGCCCTAGGACTACCCACCACCCCATGA
- a CDS encoding class I adenylate-forming enzyme family protein, whose product MLINDIIEFAARKHPDRTALRFEEQVITFAGMRDRVRRAANALRGIAAPGDRVAVLSGNRPEYVDLYYGVPAAGMALTFLNHRLHPAEIAKLVDHAQASVLIVSGDFLEAIGAHRDAMPSVKAIVALDGGGDLDYRELVAAASTEEPPRVDEDSLAWLVYTSGTTGTPKGVMLSHKNLLTGVISSVAHWDLPDDQVFLFCFPLCHVGGYVVLVNHLRSCTVGILRAYDNPTFLRLVKDWKVTNTGLAPTMIAFLLRHPGIENEDLGTLRAIGYGASAIPAEVLRRGMEVLGCDFYQGMGMSELGGNILHFGEAEHRRAAAGETHLLAAAGRPMDLASLRIVDEDLNDVPQGADGEMLVRGDQVMLGYWREPELTADSFHDGWFRTGDVVRQDEEGMVYIVDRLKDMIITGGENVASREVEEALYLHPSVQEAAVFGVPDPEWGEAVCAAVVVRQGEPEDADSIIAAVRGRLGGYKVPKRVVFLAELPRNVAGKVLKRDLRTAQKEKA is encoded by the coding sequence ATGCTGATCAACGACATCATCGAGTTCGCCGCGCGCAAGCACCCGGACCGCACGGCGCTCCGTTTCGAAGAGCAGGTCATCACCTTCGCCGGCATGCGCGACCGCGTCCGGCGCGCGGCCAACGCGCTGCGCGGGATCGCCGCCCCGGGCGATCGCGTCGCCGTGCTGTCCGGGAACCGGCCGGAATACGTCGACCTGTACTACGGCGTGCCCGCCGCGGGGATGGCGCTGACCTTCCTCAACCACCGGCTGCACCCGGCCGAGATCGCCAAGCTCGTCGACCACGCCCAGGCGTCCGTGCTGATCGTGAGCGGCGACTTCCTGGAGGCCATCGGCGCGCACCGCGACGCGATGCCGAGCGTCAAGGCGATCGTCGCCCTCGACGGCGGCGGCGACCTCGACTACCGCGAGCTGGTCGCGGCCGCCTCGACCGAGGAGCCGCCCCGGGTCGACGAGGACTCCCTCGCCTGGCTCGTCTACACGAGCGGCACCACCGGCACGCCCAAGGGCGTCATGCTGTCCCACAAGAACCTGCTGACGGGTGTGATCAGCTCCGTCGCGCACTGGGACCTGCCCGACGACCAGGTGTTCCTCTTCTGCTTCCCGCTCTGCCACGTCGGCGGCTACGTCGTCCTGGTCAACCACCTGCGGTCGTGCACCGTGGGCATCCTGCGGGCCTACGACAACCCCACGTTCCTGCGGCTGGTCAAGGACTGGAAGGTCACCAACACCGGCCTCGCGCCGACGATGATCGCCTTCCTCCTCCGCCACCCCGGCATCGAGAACGAGGACCTCGGCACGCTGCGCGCCATCGGATACGGCGCGTCGGCCATCCCCGCCGAGGTACTCCGCCGCGGCATGGAGGTGCTCGGCTGCGACTTCTACCAGGGCATGGGGATGAGCGAGCTGGGCGGCAACATCCTGCACTTCGGCGAGGCCGAGCACCGCAGGGCCGCCGCGGGCGAGACCCACCTGCTCGCCGCCGCGGGCCGGCCCATGGACCTGGCCTCCCTGCGCATCGTCGACGAGGACCTCAACGACGTCCCGCAGGGCGCGGACGGCGAGATGCTCGTGCGCGGCGACCAGGTGATGCTCGGCTACTGGCGCGAGCCCGAGCTCACCGCGGACTCCTTCCACGACGGCTGGTTCCGCACCGGCGACGTCGTCCGGCAGGACGAAGAGGGCATGGTCTACATCGTCGACCGCCTCAAGGACATGATCATCACCGGCGGTGAGAACGTCGCCTCCCGCGAGGTGGAGGAAGCCCTCTACCTTCACCCGTCGGTCCAGGAGGCCGCCGTCTTCGGCGTCCCCGACCCCGAGTGGGGCGAGGCGGTCTGCGCCGCCGTGGTGGTGCGCCAAGGCGAGCCGGAAGACGCCGATTCGATCATCGCCGCGGTGCGCGGGCGCCTCGGCGGCTACAAGGTGCCCAAGCGCGTGGTGTTCCTCGCCGAACTGCCGAGGAACGTCGCGGGCAAGGTGCTCAAGCGCGATCTGCGCACCGCCCAGAAGGAGAAGGCGTGA
- a CDS encoding VOC family protein: MTVKNTEFEIQGINHLALVCKDMKATIDFYSGVLGMPLVKTLNIPGNGQHFFFDCGGGNCVAFFWFPDAPEGVPGISAPKTRPEQGELLSATGSMNHVAFHVPVDKFDEYYEKLQAKGVEVSPVINHDDSPSTIARRLHPGVFVRSFYFKDPDGALLEFACWMREFTAADATAEPRTAADRTV, encoded by the coding sequence GTGACCGTCAAGAACACCGAGTTCGAGATCCAGGGCATCAACCACCTGGCCCTGGTCTGCAAGGACATGAAGGCGACCATCGACTTCTACTCCGGTGTGCTCGGCATGCCGCTGGTGAAGACGCTCAACATTCCCGGCAACGGCCAGCACTTCTTCTTCGACTGTGGCGGCGGCAACTGCGTCGCGTTCTTCTGGTTCCCCGACGCGCCCGAGGGCGTCCCGGGCATCTCCGCGCCCAAGACCCGTCCCGAGCAGGGCGAACTGCTCAGCGCGACCGGCTCGATGAACCACGTCGCCTTCCACGTGCCCGTCGACAAGTTCGACGAGTACTACGAGAAGCTCCAGGCCAAGGGAGTCGAGGTCAGCCCCGTCATCAACCACGACGACAGCCCGTCGACCATCGCGCGGAGGCTCCATCCCGGCGTGTTCGTCCGCTCCTTCTACTTCAAGGACCCTGACGGCGCCCTCCTGGAGTTCGCCTGCTGGATGCGGGAGTTCACCGCGGCCGACGCCACCGCGGAGCCCCGCACCGCCGCCGACCGGACCGTCTGA
- a CDS encoding carboxymuconolactone decarboxylase family protein — MPRLREIPRAEVTDENILFFYDRLFGPDKDPAVDHGTATGTPGDWWTVFANDPHVFRHATRGFALYRKAELDPVLRELGQCRAGWARGSQFVFSQHCKQMRALGMPEDKIAAIPYWHTADCYSPLERAVLAYTDGIVLDGGRVADETFEVLREHLTDKEILLLTYITALYEMHAVMSKVLKLEYDDRPEPIVEVDAPEGYGSRDISADLAGED; from the coding sequence ATGCCCCGCCTGCGTGAGATCCCCCGCGCCGAGGTCACCGACGAGAACATCCTGTTCTTCTACGACCGGCTCTTCGGCCCCGACAAGGATCCGGCCGTCGACCACGGCACCGCCACCGGAACCCCCGGCGACTGGTGGACGGTCTTCGCCAACGACCCGCACGTGTTCCGGCACGCCACCCGCGGCTTCGCCCTCTACCGCAAGGCCGAACTCGACCCCGTCCTGCGCGAGCTCGGCCAGTGCCGGGCCGGCTGGGCCCGCGGCAGCCAGTTCGTGTTCTCCCAGCACTGCAAGCAGATGCGCGCGCTGGGCATGCCCGAAGACAAGATCGCCGCGATCCCCTACTGGCACACCGCCGACTGCTACAGCCCGCTGGAGCGCGCGGTCCTCGCCTACACCGACGGGATCGTGCTCGACGGCGGCCGGGTCGCCGACGAGACCTTCGAGGTCCTGCGCGAGCACCTGACCGACAAGGAGATCCTCCTCCTCACCTACATCACCGCGCTGTACGAGATGCACGCCGTGATGTCCAAGGTGCTGAAGCTGGAGTACGACGACCGTCCCGAGCCGATCGTCGAGGTCGACGCGCCCGAGGGCTACGGCAGCCGGGACATCTCCGCGGACCTCGCCGGGGAGGACTGA
- a CDS encoding acyl-CoA dehydrogenase family protein: MLFSVPDSVRDLRDAVHAFMTTRVEPAEAVLNAGGKESDAMFDELRAQAKSEGLWALGHPEEIGGGGLPFLDYVYINEVQGRSEWGQLVLGTYTLQDSIMLNKYASPRWRDAYLAPMVAGELSPSFAMTEPDVAGSDPTGLRTTAVLDGDHWVINGRKWFTTGAAKAAYTTVMCRTEGPEAPAHKAFSMIIVPTDTPGYRILRETPVLGINGGHYEVDYDNVRVPAENLLGPRGDGFVIAQDRLGPGRIFHSMRWLGQAQRAFELMCARLDARSAFGEPLAAKQLMQQHVFDSYAEIQAARLLTLQAAEAIDAGSQARVEIATIKVIGARMVHNVIDRAIQVHGAAGLTDDLPLSRMYRHAREARLYDGPDEVHIQSTAKRILRQMRG; this comes from the coding sequence ATGCTGTTCTCGGTGCCCGACTCGGTCCGGGACCTGCGCGACGCCGTCCACGCGTTCATGACGACCCGTGTCGAGCCCGCGGAGGCGGTGCTCAACGCGGGCGGCAAGGAGTCGGACGCGATGTTCGACGAACTGCGCGCGCAGGCGAAGTCCGAAGGGCTGTGGGCGCTGGGCCACCCCGAGGAGATCGGCGGGGGCGGACTGCCGTTCCTGGACTATGTGTACATCAACGAGGTCCAGGGCCGGAGCGAGTGGGGCCAGCTGGTCCTGGGGACGTACACCCTCCAGGACTCGATCATGCTCAACAAGTACGCCTCGCCCAGGTGGCGCGACGCCTACCTCGCGCCCATGGTCGCCGGAGAGCTGTCTCCCAGCTTCGCGATGACGGAGCCCGACGTGGCCGGGTCCGACCCTACGGGCCTGCGCACGACGGCCGTCCTCGACGGCGACCACTGGGTGATCAACGGCCGCAAGTGGTTCACCACGGGAGCCGCGAAGGCCGCCTACACGACCGTCATGTGCCGGACCGAGGGTCCCGAGGCGCCCGCGCACAAGGCGTTCAGCATGATCATCGTGCCTACGGACACCCCCGGGTACCGCATCCTGCGCGAGACGCCCGTGCTCGGCATCAACGGCGGCCACTACGAGGTCGACTACGACAACGTGCGCGTCCCGGCCGAGAACCTCCTCGGCCCGCGCGGCGACGGGTTCGTCATCGCCCAGGACCGTCTCGGCCCCGGCCGGATCTTCCACTCCATGCGGTGGCTCGGCCAGGCCCAGCGGGCGTTCGAGCTGATGTGCGCCAGGCTCGACGCGCGCAGCGCGTTCGGCGAGCCGCTGGCCGCCAAGCAGCTCATGCAGCAGCACGTCTTCGACTCCTACGCCGAGATCCAGGCGGCCCGCCTGCTCACCCTCCAGGCGGCCGAGGCGATCGACGCCGGAAGCCAGGCCCGGGTGGAGATCGCCACGATCAAGGTGATCGGCGCCCGGATGGTGCACAACGTGATCGACCGGGCCATCCAGGTGCACGGCGCCGCCGGGCTCACCGACGACCTCCCCCTGTCGCGCATGTACCGGCACGCCCGCGAGGCGCGCCTGTACGACGGCCCCGACGAGGTGCACATCCAGAGCACCGCGAAGCGGATCCTGCGCCAGATGCGGGGCTGA